A region of Necator americanus strain Aroian chromosome I, whole genome shotgun sequence DNA encodes the following proteins:
- a CDS encoding hypothetical protein (NECATOR_CHRI.G632.T2), whose product MTPPQRSDSNCIAEDDETGSLRATGHAHHLFHSSRGRVVGFSIAAHFIGTTQIFQALVLHTTLPQDVGNTPVKPLCKGGTYDEEYIHDYVVQSINGHRYKLLRGTELNGPWNGKGYGKKFPLAKTMNKLEYNCNLEKKAFALLDKSCSTNTPTGPNGTAALFYHIDIDFDDPELFSAIWEWSEKIREFAVSDDAITKKQVVYKDKDRNLYEYLNLMRTAISKIGCADITCRNGDLRKYRAVCLINKDPLKDGDVVFKAGLGGCKNGETCRNGVCDEFGLCDLSKKAP is encoded by the exons ATGACACCGCCTCAGCGAAGCGATAGCAACTGTATCGCAGAGGATGATGAAACCGGCAGCTTGAGAGCGACGGG TCATGCTCATCATCTTTTCCATAGCAGTCGGGGTAGAGTTGTCGGTTTCTCTATAGCTGCTCATTTTATCGGTACAACTCAGATATTTCAGGCACTAGTTCTCCACACTACTCTGCCTCAAGACGTCG GTAATACTCCGGTGAAACCGCTATGTAAAGGCGGCACATATGATGAGGAGTACATTCATGACTACGTCGTCCAATCCATCAACGGTCACCGCTATAAACTGTTAAGAGGAACTGAACTAAATGGACCGTGGAATGGAAAAGGATATGGAAAGAAGTTCCCGCTAGCAAAAACCATGAATAAATTA GAGTACAACTGCAACCTCGAAAAGAAGGCTTTTGCTCTGTTGGATAAGTCGTGTTCAACGAACACTCCTACCGGTCCAAATGGAACGGCAGCCTTATTCTACCA CATTGATATAGACTTCGACGATCCTGAACTGTTCTCAGCTATTTGGGAATGGAGTGAGAAGATCCGTGAATTTGCGGTTAGTGATGACGCTATTACCAAGAAGCAAGTTGTGTACAAGGACAAGGACAGGAATTTGTATGAGTATTTGAAC ctaatGAGAACAGCCATCTCTAAAATTGGATGTGCAGATATAACTTGCAGAAATGGAGATTTGAGAAAATATAGAGCGGTTTGCCTGATCAATAAAGA TCCCCTCAAGGATGGTGATGTCGTCTTCAAAGCTGGATTAGGCGGTTGCAAAAATGGGGAGACGTGCCGAAATGGGGTCTGCGATGAGTTCGGATTATGTGATTTGAGCAAAAAGGCTCCGtga
- a CDS encoding hypothetical protein (NECATOR_CHRI.G632.T1): MLIIFSIAVGALVLHTTLPQDVGNTPVKPLCKGGTYDEEYIHDYVVQSINGHRYKLLRGTELNGPWNGKGYGKKFPLAKTMNKLEYNCNLEKKAFALLDKSCSTNTPTGPNGTAALFYHIDIDFDDPELFSAIWEWSEKIREFAVSDDAITKKQVVYKDKDRNLYEYLNLMRTAISKIGCADITCRNGDLRKYRAVCLINKDPLKDGDVVFKAGLGGCKNGETCRNGVCDEFGLCDLSKKAP, encoded by the exons ATGCTCATCATCTTTTCCATAGCAGTCGGG GCACTAGTTCTCCACACTACTCTGCCTCAAGACGTCG GTAATACTCCGGTGAAACCGCTATGTAAAGGCGGCACATATGATGAGGAGTACATTCATGACTACGTCGTCCAATCCATCAACGGTCACCGCTATAAACTGTTAAGAGGAACTGAACTAAATGGACCGTGGAATGGAAAAGGATATGGAAAGAAGTTCCCGCTAGCAAAAACCATGAATAAATTA GAGTACAACTGCAACCTCGAAAAGAAGGCTTTTGCTCTGTTGGATAAGTCGTGTTCAACGAACACTCCTACCGGTCCAAATGGAACGGCAGCCTTATTCTACCA CATTGATATAGACTTCGACGATCCTGAACTGTTCTCAGCTATTTGGGAATGGAGTGAGAAGATCCGTGAATTTGCGGTTAGTGATGACGCTATTACCAAGAAGCAAGTTGTGTACAAGGACAAGGACAGGAATTTGTATGAGTATTTGAAC ctaatGAGAACAGCCATCTCTAAAATTGGATGTGCAGATATAACTTGCAGAAATGGAGATTTGAGAAAATATAGAGCGGTTTGCCTGATCAATAAAGA TCCCCTCAAGGATGGTGATGTCGTCTTCAAAGCTGGATTAGGCGGTTGCAAAAATGGGGAGACGTGCCGAAATGGGGTCTGCGATGAGTTCGGATTATGTGATTTGAGCAAAAAGGCTCCGtga
- a CDS encoding hypothetical protein (NECATOR_CHRI.G633.T1), with protein MLNSPLLSCPGDGFKNHRANLVTPIFLGHGSNDFLVPLTFGQLTERMIKTFNPNVQLRVYNGMAHSSCAEELRDVKNFINERVN; from the exons ATGTTGAACTCTCCTCTTCTGAGTTGCCCTGGTGATGGCTTCAAG AATCACAGAGCGAACCTCGTCACACCAATTTTCCTTGGACACGGTTCAAATGATTTTCTAGTACCGTTAACATTTGGTCAACTCACGGAAAGGATGATTAAGACGTTCAATCCAAACGTGCAGTTACGTGTCTATAATGGAATGGCGCACAGCAGTTGTGCAGAG gagcttCGTGACGTTAAAAACTTCATTAATGAGAGGGTAAACTAG
- a CDS encoding hypothetical protein (NECATOR_CHRI.G633.T3), producing MLNSPLLSCPGDGFKNHRANLVTPIFLGHGSNDFLVPLTFGQLTERMIKTFNPNVQLRVYNGMAHSSCAEELRDVKNFINERVADRGLTADQKRPCACPETQVDSGDGLPASAVPGLTRKIIVSRTSVRPKACNQLTGRCKGGGLESPPTNKLHMSTLGERKFSQKPMGLEACNLPVGFKFHAKNSNRKESPDSGRKPGTVAPGRTGLQESCRLPKRKRTRMTICTYNARTLASEAAIEDLMVQAKKIKYDVIGLTETRRRHSLNAVFETGEELFLGTCDSRGVGGVGVLVNTSMAQNIDSFEQLTTRIGRLRMRRCGPTPALTIFVAYAPTSSYEEEEVEAFYMDLEKFYREDHAFYKVIIGDFNAKVVPRRTPEELHIGTHGLQWNDQGERLSEFIMTTKTIHGNSQFQKPSSLRWTWESPGGGYRNEIDHIIVNKRFCLTDVAVVPKFYTGSDHRLLRGRFSFTRRAEKAAKFSKRNPRTTIDWDLFATLAGFWEDSAMDNIDEEYDRLVKHLHDCAKKAESIKTTKRRLSLETLELILQRGAARAAGNQELTSELARLCREAIKKDLKERRAEVLAEAAEAGKSIRYARRDFASRKTRMTALRNPKGTTIASRRGMEKIIYDFYSDLFDSRAHLPPHHLREDGHVIPAVLPSEIRHAIMSGRNRTAAGPDRIKPEHLKNLPPVLINTLARIFTRYLSECKVPKQWKTSKTVLLYKKGDPHDIGNYRPICLLSVIYKLFTRVILNRIEKVLDEGQPCEQAGFRKGFSTIDHIHTVSRLIEVSREYKMPLCLTFIDLKKAFDSVETEAVVEALDNQGVPTQYIKVLRELYSNFTTGISPFYKNIIIDVKRGVRQGDTISPKIFTATLENAMRKLEWDDMGVKIDGRQLHHLRFADDIVLITPSISQAERMLTEFAETCGCIGLELNLQKTMFMRNGWISDAPFTLNGTNISECTSYVYLGRELNMMNDLAPELGRRRRAAWGAYKSIEDVVKKTKNIRLRAHLFNTTVLPALTYASETWALRKQEENAVSVIERAIERVMLGVSRFKQVRDGIRSSLLRQRSKIRDAAAFAKESKIRWAGHVMRFNDNRCTRAVSDWIPRDIKRNTGRPPTRWSDFFTKSFKENYDALRVPRERRNHWATLARDRDKWKNYWRPLDRFEDQRESR from the exons ATGTTGAACTCTCCTCTTCTGAGTTGCCCTGGTGATGGCTTCAAG AATCACAGAGCGAACCTCGTCACACCAATTTTCCTTGGACACGGTTCAAATGATTTTCTAGTACCGTTAACATTTGGTCAACTCACGGAAAGGATGATTAAGACGTTCAATCCAAACGTGCAGTTACGTGTCTATAATGGAATGGCGCACAGCAGTTGTGCAGAG gagcttCGTGACGTTAAAAACTTCATTAATGAGAGG gtggcggatagggggctaaccgcggaccaaaagcgaccttgtgcttgcccagagacgcaggtggattcaggggatggactccctgcttctgctgtgccaggactgactcgtaaaatcattgtatcccgcacgtcggtccggccaaaagcctgcaatcaattgactgggaggtgcaagggaggcggtttggagtcgcctccaacaaataagctccacatgtccactctgggagaacggaagttctcccaaaaacccatgggactagaggcttgcaacctgcccgtgggttttaaatttcatgcaaaaaacagtaatagaaaagagtctcctgactccggtagaaagcctggtacggtagcgccaggtaggacggggttgcaggagtcatgtaggctaccgaaacggaaaaggactaggatgacgatctgtacttataacgcacgcacgcttgcatcggaagcggccatcgaagatctgatggtgcaagccaagaagatcaagtacgacgtcatcggactgaccgagacgagacgacgtcactctctcaacgctgtatttgaaactggagaagaactgttcttaggaacatgcgacagtagaggtgttggtggagttggcgtcctcgtcaacacgagtatggcacagaacatcgactctttcgaacaactcacgacccgaatcggacgtctgcggatgagaagatgtggtcccacaccggctttgactatcttcgtcgcttacgctccaacatcaagctacgaagaagaagaagtcgaagctttctatatggacctggagaagttctaccgagaagatcatgccttttacaaggtcataattggcgacttcaacgccaaagttgtcccaagaagaacgccggaggaacttcacatcgggacccacggcctacaatggaatgaccagggggagaggctttccgagttcatcatgacgactaagaccatccatgggaactcgcaattccagaagccctcctctctacgctggacgtgggagtcacccggtggagggtaccgtaatgagatagaccacatcatcgtcaataaaaggttctgcctgacggatgtcgctgttgtaccaaagttctatacgggatcggaccatcgcctcctccgaggaagattttctttcacgcggagagcagagaaagccgccaagttcagcaagagaaatcccagaactaccatcgactgggatctcttcgctacgttagccggcttttgggaagattccgcaatggacaacatcgacgaggaatacgaccggcttgtcaaacaccttcatgactgcgcgaagaaggctgagagtattaaaacaaccaagagacgcctgtctcttgaaactcttgagctgatactccagcgtggagcagcacgagccgcagggaaccaagagctcacgtccgagctcgcaaggctttgcagagaggcgataaagaaagaccttaaagagagaagagcagaagtgctggctgaagcagcagaggcgggaaaaagcatccgctatgcccgccgagacttcgccagtcgcaagacaaggatgacagctctccggaacccgaagggaacaaccattgcatcgagaaggggaatggagaaaatcatctacgacttctactctgatctcttcgacagccgtgcccacttgcctcctcaccatctgagggaagatggacatgtcattccagcggttctcccgtccgaaatacgacatgctatcatgtcggggagaaatcgtacagcagccggtcccgacagaataaaaccagaacacctgaagaaccttccgccagtactcatcaacaccctggcgaggatcttcacacgttacctgtcggaatgcaaggtccctaaacagtggaagaccagcaagaccgtgttgctgtataaaaagggagatccacatgacatcggcaactatcgcccaatctgcttactgtccgtcatctacaagctcttcacaagagtgatccttaataggattgaaaaggtcttggatgaaggacaaccatgcgagcaagcagggtttcgaaaaggattcagcacgatcgaccatattcacactgtttcgagactcatcgaggtatcacgagagtacaagatgccgctctgtctcactttcatcgacttgaagaaggcctttgactcagttgagacggaagcggtcgtggaagccttggacaaccaaggcgttcccactcagtacataaaggtgcttcgagagttgtacagtaacttcacgaccggaatctcgccattctacaagaatatcatcattgacgtgaagaggggggttcgacagggtgatacaatctcacccaaaatattcacagccaccctcgagaacgcaatgcgaaagttggaatgggacgacatgggagtgaagatcgatggtcggcagctacaccatttgcgctttgctgatgacatcgtactgataacacctagcatcagccaagcggaacgaatgctgaccgaattcgccgaaacatgtggatgcatcggtcttgagctgaatcttcaaaagacgatgttcatgcggaacggatggatctcggatgccccattcacgctcaacggaacgaacatatccgaatgcaccagctacgtctatctgggtcgggaattgaacatgatgaacgacctggcccccgagctgggcaggaggagaagagcggcttggggagcgtacaagagcatcgaggacgtagtgaagaagaccaagaacatccggctccgtgctcacctcttcaacaccaccgtacttcctgctttgacctatgcctcagaaacctgggcacttcgcaagcaggaagaaaacgcggtgagcgtcattgaacgcgcaattgagagagtgatgctaggagtatcccgtttcaagcaagtgagagacgggattcgaagttctctcctacgtcagcgatcgaagatcagagacgccgccgcgtttgccaaggaaagtaaaataaggtgggccggacacgtgatgcgctttaacgacaaccgttgcaccagagccgtgagcgactggattccccgcgatattaagcgcaatacaggaagaccgccgacccgatggtcagatttcttcacgaagtccttcaaagaaaattacgatgctcttcgtgtcccacgcgaaaggaggaaccactgggctactctggcacgcgaccgggacaaatggaagaattactggcgcccgctcgaccggttcgaagaccaacgggagtcaaggtga
- a CDS encoding hypothetical protein (NECATOR_CHRI.G633.T2) encodes MTICTYNARTLASEAAIEDLMVQAKKIKYDVIGLTETRRRHSLNAVFETGEELFLGTCDSRGVGGVGVLVNTSMAQNIDSFEQLTTRIGRLRMRRCGPTPALTIFVAYAPTSSYEEEEVEAFYMDLEKFYREDHAFYKVIIGDFNAKVVPRRTPEELHIGTHGLQWNDQGERLSEFIMTTKTIHGNSQFQKPSSLRWTWESPGGGYRNEIDHIIVNKRFCLTDVAVVPKFYTGSDHRLLRGRFSFTRRAEKAAKFSKRNPRTTIDWDLFATLAGFWEDSAMDNIDEEYDRLVKHLHDCAKKAESIKTTKRRLSLETLELILQRGAARAAGNQELTSELARLCREAIKKDLKERRAEVLAEAAEAGKSIRYARRDFASRKTRMTALRNPKGTTIASRRGMEKIIYDFYSDLFDSRAHLPPHHLREDGHVIPAVLPSEIRHAIMSGRNRTAAGPDRIKPEHLKNLPPVLINTLARIFTRYLSECKVPKQWKTSKTVLLYKKGDPHDIGNYRPICLLSVIYKLFTRVILNRIEKVLDEGQPCEQAGFRKGFSTIDHIHTVSRLIEVSREYKMPLCLTFIDLKKAFDSVETEAVVEALDNQGVPTQYIKVLRELYSNFTTGISPFYKNIIIDVKRGVRQGDTISPKIFTATLENAMRKLEWDDMGVKIDGRQLHHLRFADDIVLITPSISQAERMLTEFAETCGCIGLELNLQKTMFMRNGWISDAPFTLNGTNISECTSYVYLGRELNMMNDLAPELGRRRRAAWGAYKSIEDVVKKTKNIRLRAHLFNTTVLPALTYASETWALRKQEENAVSVIERAIERVMLGVSRFKQVRDGIRSSLLRQRSKIRDAAAFAKESKIRWAGHVMRFNDNRCTRAVSDWIPRDIKRNTGRPPTRWSDFFTKSFKENYDALRVPRERRNHWATLARDRDKWKNYWRPLDRFEDQRESR; translated from the coding sequence atgacgatctgtacttataacgcacgcacgcttgcatcggaagcggccatcgaagatctgatggtgcaagccaagaagatcaagtacgacgtcatcggactgaccgagacgagacgacgtcactctctcaacgctgtatttgaaactggagaagaactgttcttaggaacatgcgacagtagaggtgttggtggagttggcgtcctcgtcaacacgagtatggcacagaacatcgactctttcgaacaactcacgacccgaatcggacgtctgcggatgagaagatgtggtcccacaccggctttgactatcttcgtcgcttacgctccaacatcaagctacgaagaagaagaagtcgaagctttctatatggacctggagaagttctaccgagaagatcatgccttttacaaggtcataattggcgacttcaacgccaaagttgtcccaagaagaacgccggaggaacttcacatcgggacccacggcctacaatggaatgaccagggggagaggctttccgagttcatcatgacgactaagaccatccatgggaactcgcaattccagaagccctcctctctacgctggacgtgggagtcacccggtggagggtaccgtaatgagatagaccacatcatcgtcaataaaaggttctgcctgacggatgtcgctgttgtaccaaagttctatacgggatcggaccatcgcctcctccgaggaagattttctttcacgcggagagcagagaaagccgccaagttcagcaagagaaatcccagaactaccatcgactgggatctcttcgctacgttagccggcttttgggaagattccgcaatggacaacatcgacgaggaatacgaccggcttgtcaaacaccttcatgactgcgcgaagaaggctgagagtattaaaacaaccaagagacgcctgtctcttgaaactcttgagctgatactccagcgtggagcagcacgagccgcagggaaccaagagctcacgtccgagctcgcaaggctttgcagagaggcgataaagaaagaccttaaagagagaagagcagaagtgctggctgaagcagcagaggcgggaaaaagcatccgctatgcccgccgagacttcgccagtcgcaagacaaggatgacagctctccggaacccgaagggaacaaccattgcatcgagaaggggaatggagaaaatcatctacgacttctactctgatctcttcgacagccgtgcccacttgcctcctcaccatctgagggaagatggacatgtcattccagcggttctcccgtccgaaatacgacatgctatcatgtcggggagaaatcgtacagcagccggtcccgacagaataaaaccagaacacctgaagaaccttccgccagtactcatcaacaccctggcgaggatcttcacacgttacctgtcggaatgcaaggtccctaaacagtggaagaccagcaagaccgtgttgctgtataaaaagggagatccacatgacatcggcaactatcgcccaatctgcttactgtccgtcatctacaagctcttcacaagagtgatccttaataggattgaaaaggtcttggatgaaggacaaccatgcgagcaagcagggtttcgaaaaggattcagcacgatcgaccatattcacactgtttcgagactcatcgaggtatcacgagagtacaagatgccgctctgtctcactttcatcgacttgaagaaggcctttgactcagttgagacggaagcggtcgtggaagccttggacaaccaaggcgttcccactcagtacataaaggtgcttcgagagttgtacagtaacttcacgaccggaatctcgccattctacaagaatatcatcattgacgtgaagaggggggttcgacagggtgatacaatctcacccaaaatattcacagccaccctcgagaacgcaatgcgaaagttggaatgggacgacatgggagtgaagatcgatggtcggcagctacaccatttgcgctttgctgatgacatcgtactgataacacctagcatcagccaagcggaacgaatgctgaccgaattcgccgaaacatgtggatgcatcggtcttgagctgaatcttcaaaagacgatgttcatgcggaacggatggatctcggatgccccattcacgctcaacggaacgaacatatccgaatgcaccagctacgtctatctgggtcgggaattgaacatgatgaacgacctggcccccgagctgggcaggaggagaagagcggcttggggagcgtacaagagcatcgaggacgtagtgaagaagaccaagaacatccggctccgtgctcacctcttcaacaccaccgtacttcctgctttgacctatgcctcagaaacctgggcacttcgcaagcaggaagaaaacgcggtgagcgtcattgaacgcgcaattgagagagtgatgctaggagtatcccgtttcaagcaagtgagagacgggattcgaagttctctcctacgtcagcgatcgaagatcagagacgccgccgcgtttgccaaggaaagtaaaataaggtgggccggacacgtgatgcgctttaacgacaaccgttgcaccagagccgtgagcgactggattccccgcgatattaagcgcaatacaggaagaccgccgacccgatggtcagatttcttcacgaagtccttcaaagaaaattacgatgctcttcgtgtcccacgcgaaaggaggaaccactgggctactctggcacgcgaccgggacaaatggaagaattactggcgcccgctcgaccggttcgaagaccaacgggagtcaaggtga
- a CDS encoding hypothetical protein (NECATOR_CHRI.G634.T2), producing MFKTAATVSSEAQGRIVSINMANRIAQSNGYPAKVSHSNRSHATERRCHRVEQATKIPFCLPFISDDMSNAVRASLRQAGLQDSVRVVDIPPVNLKQQLVRNRAYDRLCETPNCIVCPNGRQGAHRRQCHDNTPFKIAVTILARESDVLARKTLEAFDITAKSPIMNRKEECIAVTNELAPYQDLCGGATLTTGGPLTSRFRGYQGSEEGDDAETLARIKINNNLGSA from the exons atgttcaagacagcggcaacggtttcatctgaagctcaagggcgcattgtctccataaacatggctaaccgcattgctcagtccaatgggtacccagcaaaagtctctcattcaaatcggagccatgcaactgagcggcggtgccacagggtagaacaagcaacaaagatccctttctgccttccttttatttcggatgacatgagcaatgcagtgcgagcaagcttacgacaggcgggtctgcaagactcagtcagagtagtggacataccacctgtaaacctgaagcagcaactagtccgcaatcgcgcatatgacagactttgtgagacaccgaattgcatcgtttgtccaaacgggaggcagg gtgctcatcgcagacagtgtcatgacaacacccctttcaagatagctgtcactatcttggcacgcgaatcagacgttctagcgcgaaaaacattggaagcgtttgatatcacggccaaaagtcctatcatgaatcgtaaagaagaatgcatcgctgtgaccaacgagctggcgccatatcaggacctttgcgg cggcgcaactctcacaactggtggtccgctaacatcacgatttcgtggctatcaag gctctgaagaaggcgacgacgccgaaacgttagccagaataaagatcaataacaatcttggttcagcttaa